A stretch of Ipomoea triloba cultivar NCNSP0323 chromosome 13, ASM357664v1 DNA encodes these proteins:
- the LOC116001438 gene encoding pectinesterase inhibitor-like, with amino-acid sequence MAFSHNLRLLFAVVLAISVANVTADLVDDICAKTPQPATCKQLLGSDPRSKTSDLVALETVAIDVASRQAKSGQSLVSSLHSGATDPKLKEIYSSCLENYGDSVDSIGQLPGFLRSKDYGSLGSYASAALDGPATCDDNFSRSSPEPSQLKDASVKLRTICSAVLAINNKLSGQ; translated from the coding sequence ATGGCTTTCTCTCACAACCTCCGTTTGCTGTTCGCCGTCGTTCTAGCCATTTCCGTCGCAAACGTGACGGCGGATTTAGTGGACGATATCTGCGCGAAGACACCGCAGCCTGCCACGTGCAAGCAACTCTTGGGATCCGATCCTCGTTCCAAAACCTCAGACCTCGTAGCCCTAGAAACCGTCGCAATAGATGTTGCCTCGCGGCAAGCGAAATCGGGACAAAGCCTCGTTTCGTCGCTTCACAGCGGCGCCACCGACCCAAAACTCAAGGAGATATACTCGTCGTGTTTGGAGAACTACGGCGATTCCGTGGATAGTATCGGGCAGTTGCCGGGGTTTTTGAGGTCCAAGGATTATGGGAGTTTGGGGTCTTATGCCTCCGCCGCTCTCGACGGACCGGCAACCTGCGACGACAATTTTTCGAGGTCTTCTCCCGAGCCGTCGCAATTGAAAGACGCTAGTGTGAAGCTCCGAACAATTTGTTCTGCTGTGTTAGCTATTAACAATAAATTGAGTGGACAGTGA
- the LOC116001437 gene encoding pectinesterase inhibitor-like, with the protein MTFPHKLSSFLFAVLVAAVAVTTTVTAGLVDTVCGKTPQPALCAQTLRADPRPKDDLKSLGLVAIDIATNQAKSGQALVQSLLSGATDPKLKEILSSCLEHYSDSVDSLGKCPDLLRSRDFGGLNSQASAALDSPGNCDDEFSEGSAAEPPQLKDTSSKLQEFCSVVLVVSNLSKGA; encoded by the coding sequence atgACGTTTCCCCACAAACTCTCATCATTCCTCTTCGCCGTCTTGGTTGCCGCCGTCGCCGTCACGACCACCGTGACGGCCGGTTTGGTCGACACCGTGTGCGGCAAAACCCCGCAGCCCGCGCTATGCGCCCAAACCCTAAGAGCCGATCCTCGTCCCAAAGACGACCTTAAATCCCTCGGACTCGTCGCAATAGATATTGCGACGAATCAGGCGAAATCGGGACAGGCACTCGTCCAGTCCCTCCTCTCCGGCGCCACCGACCCGAAGCTCAAGGAGATATTGTCGTCGTGTTTGGAGCATTATTCCGACTCCGTGGATAGCCTCGGGAAATGCCCGGATTTGTTGAGGTCCCGGGACTTCGGCGGGCTGAACAGTCAGGCTTCGGCGGCGCTGGATAGTCCGGGGAATTGCGACGACGAGTTCTCTGAAGGCTCCGCGGCTGAGCCGCCGCAACTGAAAGATACGAGTAGTAAGTTGCAGGAGTTTTGTAGTGTTGTTTTGGTGGTTAGCAATCTGTCCAAAGGGGCATAA